A portion of the Sphaerochaeta pleomorpha str. Grapes genome contains these proteins:
- a CDS encoding carbohydrate ABC transporter permease: protein MNLYYSFFDWNGIGKSITFVGFDNFINIFTGDTLFWKSGLFTLRFSVFYVIIVNIASLAVALALQQNKTTSNLGRALYYIPYIISLTAIGLIWKFILGPGFDSLYELTGIELFGMSWLGDPGNSFIVIVVMTVWQTLGFYMINYIAGLMSVPQELIEAATIDGANVLQRFRHVTLPMIMPAISICLLTSLTFAFKLFDIILVFTKGGPANSTVTVAYNIYKEAFTKSNYGMATSKSLIFVVFVLLVTLIQMKITKSKEVEA from the coding sequence ATGAACTTGTACTACTCCTTTTTTGACTGGAATGGTATAGGCAAGTCGATAACGTTTGTAGGTTTTGATAATTTCATCAATATTTTTACAGGCGATACGCTTTTTTGGAAATCAGGCTTGTTTACTCTCAGATTCTCCGTATTTTATGTGATTATCGTAAACATTGCTTCTTTGGCTGTCGCGCTAGCCCTGCAACAGAATAAGACCACTTCCAATCTTGGCAGGGCCTTGTACTACATCCCTTATATCATCAGCCTCACGGCTATTGGTCTTATCTGGAAATTTATCCTTGGCCCTGGCTTTGATTCCCTTTATGAATTGACGGGAATAGAGTTGTTTGGTATGAGCTGGCTGGGAGACCCTGGAAATTCATTCATTGTCATTGTTGTCATGACAGTCTGGCAGACCTTGGGTTTTTATATGATCAATTATATCGCAGGGTTAATGTCTGTGCCCCAGGAATTGATCGAGGCCGCTACGATCGACGGGGCAAATGTATTGCAACGATTCAGGCATGTAACGTTGCCGATGATTATGCCCGCGATTAGTATCTGCTTGCTCACCTCCCTTACGTTTGCCTTCAAGCTGTTTGATATTATTCTGGTTTTTACTAAAGGGGGACCGGCAAATTCAACGGTAACCGTTGCGTATAATATTTACAAAGAAGCTTTTACAAAGAGCAATTATGGAATGGCCACCTCAAAGTCCTTGATATTTGTCGTATTCGTTCTTTTGGTTACGCTTATACAGATGAAGATTACCAAAAGCAAGGAGGTTGAGGCATGA
- a CDS encoding carbohydrate ABC transporter permease, producing MLQHFLSLPKQWSLKMYVETWVKFQFTPLMGNTVLYTVSTVVLILLVAPMSAYKLSRTKTAFSRVCFLAIIMPMMVPFQSYMISLTRIVSSVGLSGTRIGYILVSTGLCVPLAVFMIHGFVKTVPLELEEAACIDGAGKLRTYVQIVLPLLQPILVTVVVLDALATWNDIITNQLIVGGKVAAMNIQNSLYMRFSAQTADWEHALPGIVMSMVPSLLFFALMQRKIISGVTAGSVKG from the coding sequence ATGTTGCAGCATTTTCTCTCCCTGCCCAAGCAATGGTCGCTGAAAATGTACGTAGAGACTTGGGTGAAGTTTCAATTTACCCCTTTGATGGGAAATACTGTTTTATATACGGTTTCTACAGTGGTCTTGATTTTGCTGGTTGCCCCGATGAGTGCCTACAAACTCTCGCGGACGAAGACTGCTTTCAGCAGGGTTTGTTTTCTCGCAATCATCATGCCAATGATGGTGCCCTTCCAATCTTATATGATTTCCCTAACCAGAATTGTCAGTTCCGTTGGTCTCTCTGGTACTAGAATCGGGTATATTCTTGTTTCTACTGGATTGTGTGTCCCTTTGGCTGTATTCATGATCCATGGTTTTGTAAAAACCGTTCCCCTTGAACTGGAGGAAGCGGCTTGCATTGATGGAGCAGGAAAACTGAGGACCTATGTCCAGATAGTCCTTCCTCTATTGCAACCGATTCTGGTAACGGTTGTAGTTCTGGATGCATTGGCAACTTGGAACGATATAATAACCAACCAATTGATCGTCGGGGGAAAAGTAGCGGCGATGAATATTCAGAATTCCCTGTATATGAGGTTTTCTGCACAGACAGCCGACTGGGAGCATGCACTTCCCGGTATTGTCATGTCCATGGTCCCTAGTCTTTTATTCTTCGCATTGATGCAAAGAAAAATTATCAGTGGTGTAACAGCAGGTTCTGTAAAGGGCTAA
- a CDS encoding sugar phosphate isomerase/epimerase family protein — protein sequence MKIGVIVTMESGTDIEAKFVEVKEMGMDNCQLVCWDHLAFTDAMADKINKAVVSQQMEITAFWCGWDGPKVWDFYDGPLTLGLVPTAYRAQRLEILLQGCDFAKKIQVRDVVTHVGFLSENPNDAVYAEVLAALRPLVEKCKTNGQYFLFETGQETPVTLKRVLQDLGSENVGVNLDPANLLMYGKANPIDALDVFGKYVRGVHGKDGEYPTDGHRLGAEVPLGKGKVDYPRFIAKLKEVGYDGSITIEREISGEEQIKDILEAKKLLEQLL from the coding sequence ATGAAAATCGGTGTAATCGTAACCATGGAAAGTGGTACAGATATTGAAGCAAAATTTGTAGAGGTCAAGGAAATGGGAATGGATAATTGCCAGCTGGTATGTTGGGACCATCTCGCCTTCACCGATGCTATGGCGGATAAAATCAACAAGGCCGTTGTTTCTCAGCAAATGGAAATAACTGCTTTCTGGTGCGGATGGGACGGTCCCAAAGTATGGGATTTCTACGATGGCCCCCTTACTTTAGGCCTTGTACCGACAGCTTATCGGGCACAAAGGCTGGAAATCTTATTGCAGGGTTGTGATTTTGCAAAGAAAATCCAAGTCAGGGATGTCGTTACCCATGTAGGATTCCTGAGTGAGAATCCTAATGATGCTGTCTATGCTGAAGTACTAGCTGCTTTAAGGCCTTTAGTCGAAAAATGTAAAACCAACGGTCAATATTTTCTTTTTGAAACTGGACAAGAGACACCTGTGACTCTGAAACGGGTCCTACAGGATCTGGGCAGTGAGAATGTAGGGGTCAACCTTGATCCGGCTAATTTGTTAATGTATGGGAAAGCGAATCCCATTGATGCCTTGGATGTGTTTGGGAAGTATGTCAGGGGCGTCCATGGAAAAGATGGCGAGTATCCGACTGATGGCCATCGATTGGGAGCAGAGGTTCCCCTTGGCAAAGGCAAAGTCGACTATCCGCGATTTATTGCCAAATTGAAAGAAGTCGGGTACGACGGTTCTATTACTATTGAACGGGAAATTTCTGGAGAAGAACAGATTAAGGATATCCTTGAGGCAAAAAAGTTGCTTGAACAGTTACTATAG
- a CDS encoding LacI family DNA-binding transcriptional regulator, giving the protein MSSPVTIMDVAKRAKVSPATVTHTLNGKRPVGEETKAKVLKAIDSLGYVPSWNASRMKQGKSGIIGCLAADITETFVNQIVRGIEHGLSGGEYSLFFVSGIEFGHDLKRAYEFLKSHKVDGILFCHHIPLWQDFSIDTKNADIPIVSVNMDTPNMISVIPDNCNGGYQAADHLFGCGMRHPAMICGPEDRLSVKDRLSGFKNRVREQGLPFDETALYFGPYDYDHGFTAAKDLMDSHPLTDGIFCANDYIAAGVIARLQQMNIEVPRQVRVLGFDNRDFSSFWNIPITTFELPLQEMGMLGMSLLRNCIDTGTYIQEKRVLQSKLIPRKSTRG; this is encoded by the coding sequence ATGAGTTCACCTGTCACCATCATGGATGTCGCGAAACGGGCAAAGGTCTCCCCTGCTACGGTTACCCATACACTCAATGGGAAGCGTCCTGTCGGAGAAGAGACCAAAGCAAAAGTGCTCAAGGCAATTGATTCCTTGGGATATGTGCCTTCCTGGAACGCCTCAAGGATGAAACAAGGGAAATCGGGAATAATCGGCTGCCTTGCAGCCGATATCACCGAAACATTCGTCAACCAGATTGTCCGTGGCATTGAGCATGGACTGAGCGGTGGTGAATATTCCCTGTTCTTTGTCTCGGGCATTGAGTTTGGACATGACTTGAAGCGAGCATATGAGTTCCTCAAGAGCCACAAGGTCGATGGGATCCTGTTCTGTCATCACATTCCCCTCTGGCAGGATTTTTCCATCGATACGAAGAATGCTGACATTCCGATAGTATCGGTAAACATGGACACCCCGAATATGATTTCAGTGATTCCCGATAACTGCAACGGTGGTTATCAGGCTGCAGATCATCTATTTGGCTGCGGTATGCGCCACCCTGCCATGATTTGCGGACCTGAGGACAGGCTATCGGTCAAAGACCGTTTGTCTGGGTTCAAGAACCGGGTACGGGAACAGGGGTTGCCGTTCGATGAGACTGCCTTATATTTCGGTCCCTATGACTACGACCATGGTTTTACGGCAGCAAAGGACCTGATGGACTCGCATCCCCTCACCGATGGCATTTTCTGCGCAAATGATTACATTGCCGCAGGGGTTATTGCCAGGTTACAACAAATGAATATTGAAGTTCCCAGGCAAGTGCGGGTTTTGGGGTTTGACAACCGTGACTTCTCATCATTCTGGAACATTCCCATAACAACCTTTGAGCTTCCCCTGCAGGAGATGGGTATGCTGGGTATGAGCTTGCTGAGAAACTGCATAGATACCGGCACGTACATTCAAGAGAAACGGGTACTGCAATCGAAGCTGATACCCAGGAAGAGTACCAGGGGATAA
- a CDS encoding ABC transporter substrate-binding protein, translating into MKKGFVFLLVLVCVLVGVSANGQKETGSEQTTNVAGPEAVVLQVFDAHAYGLEQYAEMVKKFEASHPGVKIEVQHAANDSQALLQSRVNSNDIPDVFDVESGTQARNYYEYAYNWSNDGTVLAKFKQSALDTGLDAQGNVMSLPWTFENMGLIYNKDLFAQAGITQLPQTMDELEQACIKLNAKGIPAFALASKETWVLGQVATHFMMDKSIGAKGVVEKINNGQLKFADMKNIHNLFRFLDLVMKYGVKKPLEVDWETSENKIANNQAAIIHMGDWCQSTLDSFNPAANLAFLPFPVSDKSEDATLLSSCNWTYIVNKDSKHLELAKEYEEFILSSPEGQKWMSEGVGAVPGAKTDMKIKGYLANDASAYLSDGKTNSWIHTSTPLGYYDLLGGNLQAYMIGQMSEKEVIKNLQQFWDGAK; encoded by the coding sequence GGTGGGAGTTTCTGCAAATGGACAGAAAGAAACAGGTTCGGAACAAACCACTAACGTAGCAGGTCCTGAGGCTGTTGTTCTTCAGGTATTTGATGCCCATGCTTATGGCTTGGAGCAATATGCCGAAATGGTAAAGAAGTTTGAGGCAAGTCATCCGGGGGTAAAGATTGAAGTACAACATGCTGCCAATGATTCCCAGGCTCTCCTGCAGTCAAGGGTCAACTCGAATGATATACCGGATGTATTCGATGTTGAATCGGGAACCCAAGCCAGGAATTACTACGAATACGCCTATAACTGGTCAAATGATGGCACTGTACTTGCCAAATTCAAACAGTCGGCATTGGATACGGGCCTCGATGCACAAGGCAACGTTATGTCACTCCCTTGGACTTTTGAGAATATGGGTCTGATTTATAATAAGGATTTGTTTGCACAGGCTGGTATTACCCAGTTGCCCCAAACTATGGATGAACTGGAACAGGCTTGTATTAAATTGAATGCGAAAGGAATTCCTGCTTTTGCGCTTGCTTCTAAGGAAACCTGGGTTCTTGGGCAGGTTGCCACCCATTTCATGATGGATAAGAGCATTGGTGCAAAAGGTGTAGTTGAGAAAATCAATAATGGGCAATTGAAGTTTGCAGATATGAAAAATATCCACAACCTTTTTAGGTTCCTGGACCTTGTAATGAAATATGGAGTCAAGAAACCACTGGAAGTAGATTGGGAGACCTCGGAAAATAAGATTGCAAACAACCAGGCTGCCATCATCCATATGGGCGATTGGTGCCAGTCGACCTTGGATTCCTTCAATCCAGCAGCTAACCTTGCGTTCTTGCCGTTCCCTGTAAGTGATAAGAGCGAAGATGCCACCCTTTTATCCTCCTGTAACTGGACCTATATTGTGAACAAGGATTCCAAGCATTTGGAACTTGCCAAGGAATATGAAGAATTTATTCTTTCTTCTCCTGAAGGTCAGAAATGGATGAGTGAAGGTGTCGGGGCTGTCCCTGGGGCAAAGACCGATATGAAGATAAAAGGATATCTGGCTAACGATGCAAGTGCCTACCTGAGTGACGGGAAAACCAATAGCTGGATACATACCAGTACTCCCTTGGGGTATTATGATCTTCTTGGTGGAAACCTCCAGGCCTATATGATTGGGCAAATGTCAGAGAAAGAAGTCATCAAGAATCTTCAGCAGTTTTGGGATGGGGCCAAATAA